A section of the Pyramidobacter piscolens W5455 genome encodes:
- the thiW gene encoding energy coupling factor transporter S component ThiW, with protein MNNLRERKIAFTAVLAAFAVVGSFISFPVFGAKCAPAQHLANILGAVFLGPAWNVAAAFVASLIRNLIGAGTPLAFPGSMCGALLAGVLYRVIQRLPAAWLGEIIGTGLIGGMLSYPVARFVLGNDKAALLTFVVPFLISSAGGTAIGAVITVAMKKLGLLGVERFLGGGRHDGAR; from the coding sequence ATGAACAATTTACGAGAGAGAAAGATCGCGTTTACGGCCGTTCTGGCCGCGTTCGCCGTCGTGGGATCGTTTATTTCTTTTCCCGTGTTCGGGGCCAAGTGCGCGCCGGCGCAGCATCTGGCCAACATTCTCGGCGCCGTTTTTCTTGGGCCGGCGTGGAATGTGGCGGCGGCGTTCGTCGCCAGCCTGATCCGCAACCTCATCGGCGCCGGCACCCCGCTTGCCTTTCCCGGAAGCATGTGCGGCGCGTTGCTTGCCGGCGTTCTGTATCGTGTGATTCAGCGGCTTCCGGCGGCCTGGCTGGGAGAGATCATCGGTACGGGGCTGATCGGCGGGATGCTGTCCTATCCTGTGGCGCGTTTTGTGCTGGGCAACGACAAAGCCGCGCTGCTGACTTTCGTCGTGCCGTTTCTGATCAGCTCCGCCGGCGGAACGGCGATCGGCGCCGTGATCACCGTCGCCATGAAAAAACTGGGGCTGCTCGGGGTCGAGCGTTTTTTGGGGGGAGGACGGCATGACGGCGCCCGCTGA